A stretch of DNA from Anopheles ziemanni chromosome 3, idAnoZiCoDA_A2_x.2, whole genome shotgun sequence:
GGATCCAGGTGCAAACAGATGGCCAGAAACGTGGCTACCGCTAACACTGACCAGGTAGGCAGTGGCCGACTGCTCCCCTTTGGTCCTGTAAGCGCTTTCATCCTCTGACCCACCAGAAGTCGACACCGCCCTCCAATTTCACTGTGCCGCAGATTGGTGGTTCTACCGATTTGCATTTTGTTAgtacgtttttcttcctctattACCCCTAAGTTATGCAACTTGAAATTGTTTGCCATATCCTTAGTTGATTAGTTCACGAAACGATTTCACATTTTCCATTAAACCACTTGAACTGGTCGGAGCATGCTTGCTCAGCAAGGCAACATTCTTCACCTTCGCCTCGCCGTGTCCACGTTGCTCCATTCTGATCGACAAGCCGCAGGTTTCACCTCCCTTCAACTGTCGACTgtttttcgaagcaactaGTTTTTCACCTCTGCGTCAAGAGGTGAAAGCGCTTCTATGAAATTATGTACTGCCCAATAGCTCataattttccttctctcATTTTCCCAGCTCACGatctcgctctctctttctttctcttcttttgCCCCTAAACGCCGCGCCTTGGCTTTCCATAGACACGCTGCCATCCTTGCTCGGGTGGGCTGCGTACTTTTGTACACGCTGAGAGCGCAGCATCCACAATCACTCGCCTTCGCCCGCACTGATCAAGTTATTCGACGTAGAGGACAGAAACGAATGGCACTTGCCGTTACAGATTAGGCTGTCGGTAGTTCCGGTAGCTTTCGGTAGGCATAAGAAACGCCGGATTACGAACAACGGAAAACTTTGTATTCTCCGAAATTTTCGCAACTCAGTTTACACTTCACAAGCGAACGAGCAAACACTCGCCTACTCACGCCGCACTGTTACGACATCTACGTTTCTCACACACGTTCGCTCTTCCCTTTTCCCgttacacacacgcacaccaggTAGCCCTTCATTTTTCCGCGACGAAATACCGCGTAATAGGAGCGTTTTCGGCACGGGAAAGCTTTTCACGTACATTATTATTCCACTCTTCCTTAGCTTATTTTCTATCCAGTGATTACACCAGGCAGGAGTGTAAAGTGGAATTGGTTCTCTTTATCACTCGTccactttttagtacaattttggGCTGCTAGGACTTTGCTCATAgctgttagtgtagtttatcTTCACTTCTAACAACCCTAGTGGGGGGTCGGGAAAACAAACGTATCCACTGGCCGCTCGCGGGGCGATCCACTAGGAGGATTTTTCCTAAGTTTCTCCTACTGCTGTTGCAATTCAACAGCAAGATTGGCGCCATTCTTCGGGCTAACCAAGAATGCCCGACATCTTTTCAACACTTGAACCATTTGTTATCGTTTCATTGCACACGAGAAGGACGATGCGCTACCGGCTAGCTGTGCGAGGTAGGCTTCAATAGGTCTCGACGAGTCGTTTTTAAAAGGTAACATTTTATTCTTCACTTACACTCAAACTGCAACCACAGTGAAGTTTTCTATATGGGCAGATCAATACGAGTTTTCAGAtgaattttctcatttttttaaattttttcgaTTGAGCACTTTCGAGGTTCTCGCCATTTTGTCACCTGCAGGAGGAAAGCAAATTAgcttgtttgaaaaacaaaagtcacTAAACAGGGTACAAAGTGTCGTATTACatcaatattaaaattgtCCATGATTTTGAAATTAAGAAAAGACGACATAGACGAAGTTCTCAACGAACGAAGTTGTATTAAGACCACTTCGCGGCTGTAGAAGGAGAGTAAGTAAGTAAACCACACCAGGAAATTGAAGAAAGTGTAATGATAGAACATAAATGTTCGTTGGACTAAAATGTGAAGCCAATTGATTGTTTAAAACTAATGATGGAACCAGAGCCTGACAGATTGTTTTGTAAGCTCATagatatatacatatatccacacacacacacacacacacacattcgtaGTGCAAAGTCTTAGCGGCAAATTCCCAAGGGATGTGGTACGAAGAGGTATTTTTAATGGGTAACAGCCCCACACTGTCCTGTGCGAGGGGTGTCTTCTTGAGGATTTTCCCTCCAggtctaaataaaaaaattcaaaaaacacacacatctaCGTATATATGAACAAattcctcacacacacattcacacaagctcatatacgtatgcatatacacacacgcacgcacacacacacgtacacagaGGGCACTTCCAGAAGAAAACGGCAAAGGGCACGCAGTAAGATCCACATTTTCGATGTGCATTTTCTTCTGCTCCTTTCCATTCCCGAATCCTCCCGAGGCCTTGCTTTAGGACTCTAGATCTAGGGTGTGGTGAGGGGGCGATTTTTCACTTGATTCGTTCATTCGGAAAATCATATTGCACGTACGCACATAGATTAACGTCCCGCGCCAATGAtacaaaattttcattttgcaaataattttacaaGTAAAAACCGGTTTAATCTTATTTTCGGGCTATCCGTAAGGAAAATGAAGACGTAAGCTATTTTTCCATTGATTGCGTCGGTCATCTTATTTTCTCACTTTTTCACTTCGGGTTTTTTAATGGGCGTTTCGACTTGCTCAGGAACTAGTAATTTTTCAAAGAGATAAGATTTATAATCACACGATTGCTTATCCCACATACAAGGAGTCTGCATGGACAAGGTACTTGGTGTTGAATTTTTTCAAGCAAATATTCAATGCCCGTCGGATGTTGGAACCATTTTTTCGAAAACAGGGCGTACGCCACACCGAATCCgaacacacacctacacacattcacatactcacacacgtacacttgcaaagaaaggaaaattgacCAATGGATGTTCTTCTATCACTCCTCCTCCTGCAGGATAGCTTTCggagtacatcggaatggcgTACAACTTAATGCTTATATTTCGTTTCAACCAGGCTGGCACAATACTTTCTTTGCACGGTAGCGTCACAACGGTCTGTTACGCAGCAgcctttttccaccattttcataaacacatacacacacaagcacacaagcACTCGCACTTACGCTAGAGTTCTGCGGCCGCCGGAAGCTGTTCCAACCACTGGAAATACGGATTTAAGGTGTACACTTTTCTCTTCTGCACCGAAACGTCCGGTTATAgatttcctgtttttcttccgcaGGGAATCGAAGCAGGAAAATTTTCTTGCTAAACACACCCGACTACAGCACACTACGGTTGTGGCACTACGTGTCCGGTGAGCTTACGGTGCTGAAGTGTTGCTTCTGCCAATTTACTCTCCATCAAGAGCCTCGCTGCTCGCCAGATCTGTTGTAAGGAAAATCTGAACTGATGAGCCGAGATATTCTGCCACGGAAAATTGTTACGCTCTTTGCATCAGGCTTTGGTGACTGCTCCCCAATAGACCCCACTAGGATTTCACCATGCATTGCTCGGAGAAAGCGAAACATTCTCACACCAACCCAATGCCCGGAAAAGGACATGGGCATACTTGTAATGCGAGTGAGAGCGCGCAAATGTTTGAGAGAAAGCTCATCCTAAGGAGCCCAAAGCTTGGCAAAAGTTCATCGGGAAAGCTGACTAGTTCACTCACAGCATCCACAGCATCCAGCATGTTTTGATGAAAATGGAGTGACATAAGTTTTTACGTGACATGAAGCACTCATTTCAACCTTGTCAAAAGCGTTACGAAATAGAATGTACAGTCTACTCCACAAGACCGgccaaaaaaaggtaaactttcttattttttgttcgaaaGATAACATATCCTCTAATCAGCTGCTATCAGGGAgaagcttcttcttctttatttAGCTCTATTGTAAATTCCACTGAAACTGCCTAAAAGTAAAGCTTCAGGAAATGCAgcagcttgtttttttctcagtTATCAAACAGCCGGAGCAATTTTGGCATAGACAACATAAATATACCTATTTCAGTTATAAATGCAATTCTGATACTATTCCCACTGTTCTGTGTTCAATAATTTAACTAGTCGGAAATTGGCAAGGCAAACGCggtggagacgcatggtggtTTACTGGTGAACTGAATAAATCAGTTCAGTACAATCcatatttgtaatttaataGACATGTATTAACTTTCTTCTTACGCACGTTATTGATTATATTCATAATATAACGTTATTGAGTACACTggcgacaaaaaaacacattttctttgCATCCCACTGTGGACAAAAAAATACCGACAGGAAGTAACGATCAACAGCATTTACATGATGATCGCAGAGAGTAAatcaagaaaaacaacacaccacaATCGCTCTCTCAAAGCCTAAGTTAACttcctgttgttgttttccccctttccagCGGTAGTAACTTCTTGCAATGTGGTAGTTAAATTTCATGTCGCCGACATAACCGTCGCGGAGTCGCGCGGGGAGGTCGTACGTGTCCGGACGAATGTGCCAAAACAACGACGAAGATGGCatctaaaaatatattttctcgtcccaatttaaaaaagaaaacgggaaATCTCAACCCACGACGACATGTCTCGCGAATGGTTTCCACACTAAACGCTTCGGTCTGGCGGAGAGTAGGCGTGTACGTTCATCGTCGCCGTTCTTCGCCTCGACGCCGCGCAAAGGTGCATTCAGGGCCATTGGCGTCATACGGACGGTTACTAGTTGGAAGAGTTTCACTAGTAAAAGCAGGAGAAATTAATAGTTCGTttgcacaacaaaacaacttcacTGTTAAAAACCACTAACCAAATGTTTGCTACGTGCTTGGCACTTGTGTTCGATTTAAATTATTGATACGATACAGATACAAAACaggttcattaaaaaaaaatttttttcgatAACCTTAGCTAAGTAAATtatggaaaaatataaacaacctTTCGGAATCGGAACGCAAGAAGAAAATGTATACGGTAACGAAAGGTTACGGCTATGAATACATCTTTGCTTAATGCTGGTTAACTTACGTACGTCAAAGATGAATGAAGATCAGAAAACCATAGCATTACGTTTGGAGTAATAagaaggaaagagagaaaatagTAAACGTCCGTGCCAAGACGTTCTCAATTAATTCTAATGAATGATTGAAAAGTGAAGCCAAGATTTATTCTCTTTCTTGCATGCGCTTGACTAACATTAACGATTCCGTTATCCATTAACTATTTCGAATGTTTTGGTTTAATCTAAATATTAATttgtaaaaacataatttccaTATAATGAAGTGTTGAAAGGCTTTATCGCGAGAATGTTTttcacgaaataaaaaaaagaaaaaataccaaacaaGAAAGAAACAGAATATTACGTCCAATAAACGAACGTGAGTACGTGACGATCATTTGGCTTTGTTTATTCGTTAACGGCCTTGGCAAACGTTTTCACTTTGGCACTTCTGTTACAGATTTAATATGTTCAATATTAATCACTCAAAAACACGTTCTTCCCTTCcaagtattatttttaacaatttgcACATTTTCTTCAGTATCGCTAACCTTCCAAAATCATTGCTATTTACTATACACTTTTCTCACGAAACTTTTGCgcacaaaaaatggaaacgtgACTTAACCACACGTCATCACCGTTTCAACACTCAAGCGCAACTAACTTTGGCCAACTTGGTTCGCTCAGGTCAGTCCTGCGTAGGATTGTAGGTAGCAAACCAACAGACAAATATTGCGCTAAGAGTTGGATCGATCTCACCGAATCCTTTTCTCACCAAACTACCACGAATAAGGCACGGCGTTACGTCTCGCTTCGTCACAAGAGGAATGCTGTCGTCGGCATGAATGATCATCTGCTTCCGAGACGAAATTCGCTCCTTCTGCAGTCCGCGCCCCATTTGCCGTTCcggtcgttttctttttctttcgtcaatCCTCTCCGACAGCGTAAGAAGACGACCGAGTCGGCAACGTGATCACACCGCGACCATCTTTCGTCGTCTGTCTCCGGCTGCTAAGGGAAATCGTTCCTTCACCCGAGCGTACCTCATGTTTATGCTGCCGTCTGTGACCAACTCTGCCCCAATGCAATATGGTGCGACATTTCATCTCAAATTCCCTCCGACTTCAGTCCGTCGCCGCTGGTCTGCCTTGCATCGAGTATGCTTGTTTCTTTGCGTCTTGCATGAGGCAGCTTCCGTAAATTAACAAGACGCTCGGAtggaattttcatttgaacatGTTGCGCTGTTGTTGTTCTATCTTGCAGTTACGACCGCACATTGCCCAGTCTAATTTTATCGCACGCGACATTCGTGCAAAATAAGCGATCTCCCTAGAGCCTAAATTGGCTTTTCGATGAGACATTTGCAATGTTTGGTACCAATGAACGGTTCTTATACTAAccgttattaatttttttgtctttcgtagATTATAGTTAAATGCTACCAGATCGTGATAATTTTAAAAGAGCTGTTAATATCAGCAAGTGGTCTCAGAAAGATATTACAAATGACCAAGCAGCGTCGTATTGCAAGATTGAATTTGAATCGTTATCAATCAGCAAAGCTTGGAATAAAATCTCCGTCGCTGTCGGGGTTTGGAGTCTGGTTCTCCAATAGAAATTACCAGCACCAAGTGGCGCATGTCGCGAGGCGTTTTCGAGTGGCCAATTTACTCATCAACCGATACGTCGGGCAAATGTGTTCCCGCCGACATCCACGTCAATTTGATACCGCTTTCATCGAGTTTCCTTTCATTGTTGACACGATAAATCTCGGTTAACTTTGTGCAGCATCGATTTGTTCTCTTATAAGTACATTTTATGTACTTATCCACTCTTTCGCGTTGAacttatttttcttgtaaaataattttcattagTTTCCGCGGATCACGTGTATGCTGCGGGTCTTCGATTGAGCATCTGATCTGATATTTAAAGAAAgcatatttttccaattttgtcTGGCAGCATAAAATATGATGGCATGTAAGAGACGTACCGTAAACGTagtggtttcattttcactctATTTTGACGCAGTCCGTAACACGAACAGCTGCAACTGAGGACCAATTTTAAACTTCGTACCGTCGAGTTTATACTCCTGTGAACACTCACAGGTGCTACTCATTTATCACCAGTTCATATATAAGGAGGTAAGGAAAGGCCTGTAATTTTGCGTCTAATGATCGTCTTCACTCAGCAAAAAGGGTGCTGTAAACcatttccaagtattttttgCTATTCCTACCATTTCAGAGTGAGATGGCGCAACGCCACAGAAATGAATTGAATGTGTGCATCATGCATCGCGTCACTTAATGCATTTCTTTCATTATTTCTTTAGACCAAGTGGGGTTTATTTTGTGAATGAACCTCTTTTATCTATTTACAGCAGGTACGAAGAAACATTCTTCGCCACTAGCTGTATACTATCGAacgaataacaataaaaaatgcaaattttctcATTCACTGATTGGAATCAATGGTTTTATTAAGCACGAAACATTTAACCACCATTCGTTACATTTTAACAATCCCGTTTTACTTTCAATACCGTACAAAAATATCCAATATAACCGTATTACCGTGTTGGTTTGAGGTTTGCTATTGTTTCAGTGCGCTTGGACCGTAGATGCACTAAAAATTTCAATCCAGTAGCCGTCCGGATCCTTGATAAATGCCAGTCCCTTCATGCGACCCTCATCTGGACGCTTCACGTACTCCACGCCTAGTCGATCGAACCTTTCGCAGGCCTTCTTCACGTCCGGGACCATAATTCCGATGTGACCGTACCCACGAGGGTCGCTGTTTCCGTTGTGATACTTGAACTCGGGGTCATTCTCCGTTCCCCAATTGCTACAAAGCCAAAGAAGACATGAGAAGAGAAATCCATCAGTGAAAAACCATTAAACTAATGATAGCATCGATTCTAAACATACTGAGTCAACTCTAGAGTCGCTTTACGGCTCATCGCCCACTGCATACATTCCTTGCGATCCTTCGGCTGGTTAGCGATGTCTTCGAAGCCCATGAAGTAGAGACTGAACTTAGCTTCTGGGAAATCGAGCTTGCAGAGCAAGTTCATACCGAGCACCTCGTTATAGAACGGAAGAGATGCCCGCGGGTCTTTGATACGGTACATCGTTTGCTGGAACAGAAAATCCTACGAAGGATGGAATGAaaacaatcataaaaaataatctttcAAGAACGGCTACTGATAGTTCAAAAGACTCCGATGAGTGGAACGCACATAAAGGCGATAAGATAACGATTTATGAAGTCatcaaaaacaacatcaatAGCAGAACGTTGGCTTGCCATTACGACATTGTCATTGCTTTAGCTAAACGTCTATTTCAATGGCGATATAAATAATTTACCATTATACAATACGAGGAAGAACATAGAACAAGTGACGCGTTTGACTACAAGTGCTTCCGCATGTAAATAACTAGACTTACACCACATAGATTaggttaaaattaaaagtaaagaGCAATAGGAATTGAGAAGAATAACTTAACGTATCGTATGGAATATTTATCTTGGAAATATTATATTATCATTACCTTCGTCTCTGCATCCGGCAGCTTCAGCAGCTCCTTCGCTTCCTTATCAGTCAATCCTTCGCTCATTGTAGAATATTTCCACTTTAAGACAATTCAAGGCACTTGTCACACGCTTTGTTGCAGAGGAAATGAtagaattgaattaaacatgATCGCAAATTACCTGATAACTATAAATTACCTTCAAATACAGTTTTTATACTaaaaacgacgacgatgattatGTTTTCGACTCCGACTCGGCTGTCAGATTTTGGCATGACGTTCAAACTAGTGATGAGCtggtcgacccgaacctacCTCTCGAACCCAGTCAGCTAACTCAGCTAGGTTCGACTTTGTGTTTACGGATCGGATATCAACTACTCGAAATTGAAACTGAGTTTTTCTGCTTGATTTTTGcaaatattcaaaatattaGAACAACGCTACCGAACACGTGGTTAACAATTcgtgaaaaattaattcttCATAAACTGAGAGATGTTTTACAAAACAGTCGTCAAGGCAATCAAACTTGTAATGATAACAAAACCGGTAGTGTTAAATTTACGTTTATTCCAATCAAAAATAGACAATCAAcacatgatgatgatcatgtaACGATTTCCAACATGTGTAAGCATCACCTAGTTCTGTTGCATTTCCATGGGCCCGAAGGCCTTTAGGTTGTACACAATTGATTCCATAATTCATAAATCAATTTATCACATCGCCACCATGATCGTTTCCTGTTCGGATACAGCAACAAGCAATTTATTtccgaaaaatacaaacatatTTATGTGTCATTTGTCGTAgtcgaaaacaaatttcatcttCAAACTCGGTCATCAACAACATGACTGAAATAAGGGCTCATCAACAACAAACGTGCAGTCGTGATCAATCCCGGCCCTTTCAGTAGTGACACACGTCCATCCTAGGTACAAAAggcaaaataaattgtttagtttccttttcttttgctctACTGCTTCGTACACATTTCGATGTCCAAACCTTACCATGACTTTGGTCAAGCCCTTTCAATGGCATCACTTAGCCTAGTTTGGTGCAGTAGGGACAGTACGCATCCTAACGATTTCCGCTGTAGAATGAATAAACTGACTGTGCAATTAATCACACCCATGTttctgcaaaacaaacaatcaaacttAACTGATTCGATAGTTTGAAAATCtacgaaaagggaaaagaccAAAATGAACATTATCCATGTCCGTTCAGTTCTTGTTCGGCAAACACATCACACATGCGGTTGATAGTAAACGATGACGTACGGGACGCATTGCCTTTCGTCATCAAATTGTGCTGACGAAAATCTCCTAGTGAGCTAACGTTACTTTTAGTTAAGGATTATCGATTAGAGACGCTTAATTATGATAAGAATTACATTTCCCAAATCGTATGCAAATACAACAGGTTGCACTCGCCGCTGAATACTGGCGGCCCTTTGGCTTTGCAACAGAAGATTATCTTTTTATCGGGAAAATGATAAGTTGTACAAAATCCAGTTctgtgaatgtttgttttccatatgAACCACGTGATACGGAATTTCCCTATTCGGACTAGTTGAGCCTACGCTTATGTCTAGATTACCTTCAGTTCGTTTTAAACGCATTCGAGGGGAAACCTACACAAACAGGCGGCAAGAAGTGTGCACGAATCGACGCAATCAACTATGACGAAATCGGTAAAATTAATTGAGTCTtctacattaaaaaaacacgGCCAATCGACGAAAACAAGATCCGTCACAAACAATCGCAGGGATGTacggatttcttttttcagcTTGGCATGTCGAGTGTGCATCTATCCATTGCTGGTTGCTAGCATGAGCGAATATAGGTCAGCATGGAATCAGTCGAGGAGCGCCAGGTAATCACCACCAAAACTCTACAGTAAAGGCTACAAAAAATGTATCTCTACTGCGCTCCACACCGTTCATCAGCGATAAAGAaggtagaaaaaataaataaacgacgtTTTCCAGCTCGTTTTCAGCGCATCTCGCATCAGCCACACATATGAGCCTCCACCTGTGCCTTCCGTTGCTTATCAAACCCTTCGGAAATGGAGCCCTTTCGCTCAGCTGTCCATTCTCCCAGGGCCCATAGGGGAGCACATCCGAAGCATCGAAGCATTTCAAGCTCTctgagaggaaaagaaaaaatccaaaTTCCCTTCCATTTCCCACGCAGCGTACATGCCCCCACATGGGGGGCCAATTTTCGCTTGACCCTTTAAATGCACACGCACTCTAGGGCTGGGTGTAAGTTTTGTCCCCACCTCCCAGCTGCGAGCTCacctggtttgttttttcttcgttcttgTTGCCACGGTTTTTGGGCCATCATGGGATCAGCGCTGATGGTATCCACAACCAAAAAGGGAACCAAGAGCAACAGCCCTTCCCATTTAAACGAAGCACAAACGCATCCCATTTATCGTGCAACGAAGGGCCACGATACGAGCATGTGATTTATGGACCCGGAAAAGTGTATGCAGGTGCTGGAAGGAACGACAAGCTTTCATGAATCAGCTGAAGTTGGAGTGCTAAATTCACCAGAACGTCTTAATAAAGGTAATAAAAGGAGCTTTACTGCATCTAAATCCTTTCGctgcaaacaacattgaaacatAAAGACGTATCCAGtgcaaatgaaaggaaaaaaccgCAAGGCactaaaaataacaatgaaacataaattaaaaaaaaaccccttgaATCTCCTTACTTACCACAATGATGCTGACCGTCCGGTTGCAGTTGTCATGGTTTGTTGCATCAATATCCTGTTGATGTTATCTTTAGCCTTCAATCTGAACCGCATTGTTGCCATGTGTATAATGCAACGGACATTCGATCTCTTTGCCTGCAAAACGAATAAAGtacgaggaaaagaaaaatgatctcCGATCTATAGATAGAAACGATCCGTTAGGAATTTTCTCTAATCGATTTCGAAGTCTGCATTAAATCATGCAGGCGTTTTCCAAAACTAAAggtaagagaaaatgttttcttttgtatcgTTCTTTATTCTCGTTCGCTTGTTTTGCTACCACCACTTTCAGCATACCCTAATTACCATTGGAGACATGGAAGCCAACACATTGTAAATCTTTTTTGACGGAACGGACACAATTGACACACTCGAATGGCAAACGATATTTCAGACCCTCCCTTTACGATGTTTACAGTAGCTTCATTGATTCTGTGCTTCCGacgattccttttttttctattgcaaaacctgaaatggttaaaaaactACCGGAACAAGGTGTTAGGTGACTGTGTCATTTTTATCTACTTCCGATCAGTTCGTCAGTGAAATAAATGTTGTCTGCTACTGGAACGTGTCTGTTTCCCTTCCTTACTTGCAGATGGCAATCATGTGAGTCACGCACTTCCGACTCTAAAAAGGTGGATATAAAACCCACTGCATAAGACTCCTGTAGATGGCGCAAAGCTATTTTCAAAGAATGTAATTTTGTGCGACCATTTCAATCGTCTTGTCCTAACGGCAAGCACACAACCGACGACGCCCACCGGTACaatttgttggttttgttcacGCAAATTATTAACAGGTGCTGAACCTTCTAACCGGACGTGGATGTGGCGCGATTTTCGTGGACAATGATCTCCGCCTTCATTCCTGTTCCTACTTGCCACATTTGTCTAAAATGCCACATATTCGGACGGAGTGGTCCGATACCGGTGATGATAGGAACTATCTTTAGACACTGCGTTGTCCACCCCAGTCCCGTATTTTGTCATAGTTATAATCCCCTTCGACGCAGTCAGAGACCGATAAATAGACGTATCAATCAAATGCggaattttgtttcattttgaacCGCGCCGGATTACCTTCACCTAAAGACACACTTACCGGATTTCTCCACACATattgtaaataaacaaacttagGTTGAAGATAAAAATGTTCCTCCTAGCTCAGCTGTGAGGTGAATTTGTTTCATAGAGGATACTTTTATCGAACCCTTCATTTCACACCTGTTGCCAACCTTTCTAATGACTTGTCCATGATTCTGTTTCCGTCGATCAGCgagataaaaatataattacaTGGTGCAAATGCCGACAAAAGATTctccacattttttttttaattcaaagacCCCAttccaaatgtgtttgaaacaCATATTTACGCAAAATAGTTTACAGGACATTTTTATAACCTTAAAGATGTATATGCAAgacattcgtttttttcttgccctcTTCCCAGTAGATTTACTACCAATGTTGCTTGCttaaaaaatctaaaataaaacgaCTTTGATCAACACTACAGCGAAGAAACGACCAGtcgaaaaaacagaaaatggaacaaatagATAAACTTGATTATGCACCTTTCGATAAGAAAGGGGCGCCTTATGAAAGGGTCGGTGGCACTGAT
This window harbors:
- the LOC131287584 gene encoding lactoylglutathione lyase gives rise to the protein MSEGLTDKEAKELLKLPDAETKDFLFQQTMYRIKDPRASLPFYNEVLGMNLLCKLDFPEAKFSLYFMGFEDIANQPKDRKECMQWAMSRKATLELTHNWGTENDPEFKYHNGNSDPRGYGHIGIMVPDVKKACERFDRLGVEYVKRPDEGRMKGLAFIKDPDGYWIEIFSASTVQAH